One window of Paenibacillus albicereus genomic DNA carries:
- a CDS encoding NAD(P)-dependent alcohol dehydrogenase — MIQTQAHAVFDAAGPFRRTEIERRELEPHDVLIDIKYAGICHSDIHTARGDWGPVEYPLVPGHEIAGVVSAVGSAVTRHAVGDRVGVGCMVDSCRECKPCRDGQEQYCQKGNTGTYGAVDRYGQLTQGGYSERIVVNEDFVVRIPDGIELDAAAPLLCAGITTYSPLRHWQAGPGRKVAVVGLGGLGHMAVKLAHAMGAEVTVLSQTLSKREDGLRLGAAHYYATSDPRTFEALAGSFDLILNTVSAAIDIDAYLSLLALDGTLVNVGAPAEPMTIHAFPLLLHRRSFAGSTIGGIAETQEMLDFCAEHRIAPEIELIAADRIDEAWERVLASDVRYRFVIDISTMGRE, encoded by the coding sequence ATGATCCAAACGCAAGCCCATGCCGTCTTCGACGCCGCAGGTCCATTCCGTCGCACGGAAATCGAGCGCCGGGAGCTGGAGCCTCATGACGTGCTCATCGATATCAAGTACGCCGGCATCTGCCATTCGGACATCCATACCGCCCGGGGAGACTGGGGACCGGTCGAGTATCCGCTCGTGCCGGGACATGAGATCGCCGGCGTCGTCTCGGCCGTCGGATCGGCCGTCACCCGCCATGCGGTCGGCGATCGGGTCGGAGTCGGCTGCATGGTCGACTCCTGCCGGGAGTGCAAGCCGTGCCGGGACGGGCAGGAGCAGTACTGCCAGAAAGGCAATACGGGCACTTACGGCGCGGTCGACCGATACGGGCAGCTGACCCAAGGCGGCTACTCGGAGCGAATCGTCGTGAACGAGGACTTCGTCGTGCGGATTCCGGACGGCATCGAGCTGGACGCGGCCGCTCCGCTGCTATGCGCCGGCATCACCACGTACTCCCCGCTCCGTCACTGGCAAGCCGGGCCCGGCCGCAAAGTCGCGGTCGTCGGACTGGGCGGACTCGGGCATATGGCGGTCAAGCTCGCCCATGCGATGGGCGCCGAGGTCACCGTCCTGTCGCAGACGCTGAGCAAGCGGGAGGACGGCCTGCGCCTTGGCGCGGCTCATTATTACGCCACGAGCGATCCTCGTACGTTCGAGGCGCTGGCGGGCTCGTTCGACCTGATCCTGAACACGGTGAGCGCGGCGATCGACATCGATGCCTACCTTTCCCTGCTTGCCCTCGACGGCACGCTGGTCAACGTCGGCGCGCCGGCCGAGCCGATGACGATCCATGCGTTCCCGCTCCTGCTGCATCGCCGCTCCTTTGCCGGATCGACGATCGGCGGCATCGCCGAGACGCAGGAGATGCTCGATTTCTGCGCCGAGCATCGCATCGCGCCCGAGATCGAGCTCATCGCCGCCGACCGGATCGACGAGGCCTGGGAGCGGGTGCTCGCCTCCGACGTCCGCTACCGGTTCGTCATCGACATCAGCACGATGGGGCGGGAGTAG
- a CDS encoding multidrug effflux MFS transporter has translation MRLNRKRSREGTDMGSARNHGREARRISSNPKRGRVRFALLLGLFSALGPFTVDMYLSSLPQLTRTFQSDPTTVQLSLTSCLLGLALGQVFLGPLSDSLGRRRPLAAAMLLYAAASVACASAPDVESFIALRFLQGFVASAGIVISRAIVRDSYSGVELTKFIALLTMIGNVAPLISPVAGSVVTSYAPWTSVFLCLALLGLGLTAVTLLGIKETLPPERRAASGIAGVLGQYRRLIADRSFIGYALVTGILFAGVFAYVAATPFVYQTMYGVSPLLYSVLFALNGGAIMLGSLLVRRLAGQRDEASIVRLGLWTACVSSAAVLLVVLAGGPLYALVAALFAFAMSIGMIGPATFALAMEKQGHRAGQAAALLGILPYLFGSLASPIVGIAGESSALPFGILLLASSLLAALAYAGLAARPRAAAAG, from the coding sequence ATGCGCTTGAACCGCAAGCGCAGCCGGGAGGGGACGGACATGGGCTCAGCCCGCAATCACGGCCGAGAGGCGAGGCGCATCAGCTCGAATCCGAAGCGCGGCCGTGTCCGCTTCGCCTTGCTGCTCGGCCTGTTCTCCGCGCTCGGCCCGTTCACCGTCGACATGTACCTCTCGTCGCTGCCGCAGCTGACCCGCACGTTCCAGTCCGATCCGACCACCGTCCAGCTCAGCTTGACGAGCTGCCTGCTCGGACTGGCGCTCGGCCAGGTGTTCCTCGGCCCGCTGAGCGACAGCCTGGGCAGGCGAAGGCCGCTGGCAGCCGCGATGCTGCTGTACGCCGCCGCTTCGGTCGCCTGCGCCAGCGCGCCGGACGTGGAGTCGTTCATCGCCCTGCGCTTCCTGCAAGGCTTCGTCGCCTCGGCCGGAATCGTCATCTCGCGCGCCATCGTGCGCGACTCGTACAGCGGCGTCGAGCTGACGAAGTTCATCGCCCTGCTGACGATGATCGGCAATGTCGCGCCGCTGATCTCGCCCGTCGCGGGGAGCGTCGTGACCTCCTATGCGCCTTGGACGTCCGTCTTCCTCTGCCTGGCGCTGCTCGGGCTCGGACTGACCGCGGTCACCCTGCTCGGAATCAAGGAGACGCTGCCGCCGGAGCGGCGCGCGGCCAGCGGCATAGCCGGGGTGCTCGGGCAGTACAGGCGGCTGATCGCCGACCGCTCCTTCATCGGCTACGCGCTCGTGACGGGTATCCTGTTCGCCGGCGTCTTCGCCTACGTGGCGGCCACGCCATTCGTCTATCAGACGATGTACGGCGTCTCGCCGCTGCTGTACTCCGTCCTGTTCGCGCTCAACGGCGGCGCCATCATGCTCGGCTCCTTGCTCGTGCGGCGCCTGGCCGGGCAGCGCGACGAAGCGTCGATCGTGCGGCTCGGCCTGTGGACCGCCTGCGTCTCCAGCGCGGCCGTGCTGCTCGTCGTCTTGGCCGGCGGTCCGCTGTACGCGCTCGTAGCGGCGCTGTTCGCCTTCGCCATGTCGATCGGCATGATCGGGCCGGCGACGTTCGCCCTCGCGATGGAAAAGCAGGGGCATCGTGCGGGGCAGGCGGCGGCGCTGCTGGGCATCCTGCCGTATCTGTTCGGCTCGCTTGCCTCGCCGATCGTCGGCATCGCCGGCGAAAGCTCTGCCCTGCCTTTCGGCATCCTGCTGCTCGCGTCGAGCCTGCTGGCCGCCTTGGCCTATGCCGGCCTGGCGGCGCGGCCGCGTGCCGCCGCCGCAGGCTGA
- a CDS encoding TetR/AcrR family transcriptional regulator: protein MAKPDRRIARTQEALKKALVGLMAEKKFDEVTIQDIADRANVNRGTLYLHYKDKYDLLDKLIESHFDELAALDEWACALNWNEALVPYFEYFEANFLFFSAMLASKEAPASFRSRLLASFMDGFKDEVDRTSGRNEGMSEDVLLQYAGSAYVSMIEWWIRSGMPHPPKVMAEQVGRLLERSL from the coding sequence GTGGCCAAGCCGGACCGCCGGATCGCCCGTACGCAGGAAGCCTTGAAAAAAGCCCTCGTCGGGCTGATGGCCGAAAAGAAATTCGACGAGGTGACGATCCAGGACATCGCCGACCGGGCGAACGTCAATCGCGGCACGCTCTACCTGCACTACAAGGACAAGTACGATCTGCTCGACAAGCTGATCGAGTCGCATTTCGACGAACTCGCCGCGCTGGACGAATGGGCCTGCGCCTTGAACTGGAACGAAGCGCTGGTGCCCTACTTCGAGTATTTCGAGGCCAACTTCCTCTTCTTCTCGGCGATGCTCGCCAGCAAGGAAGCCCCGGCCTCCTTCCGGAGCCGGCTCCTGGCCTCGTTCATGGACGGCTTCAAGGACGAGGTGGACCGCACGAGCGGCCGAAACGAGGGGATGAGCGAGGACGTCCTGCTGCAATACGCGGGCTCCGCTTATGTCAGCATGATCGAATGGTGGATCCGGAGCGGGATGCCTCATCCCCCCAAGGTGATGGCCGAGCAGGTCGGCCGGCTGCTGGAGCGCAGCCTGTAG
- a CDS encoding ArsR/SmtB family transcription factor has product MNEPKQELIRYPASRLLDVAKALSSDIRLRILEALGERPMSVSQLAEALGAAQPTISINVQALEQAELVSCRQGSGREKICTASCRSVLLELPLRSGDALRRVEEIRMPIGLYSRCDIQAPCGMASREGVGIGSPDDPRVFYMPERTEAAVLWFSGCGSLEYEFANPMPPGAELDELALTAELCSEAPGFRDDWPSDITLSIGGRTVGTWTSPGDFGDRKGRFTPERWRGNTEYGRLTEWKVTRDGSFLNGERCSELSLGDLPLAFNEPVRIQLAVAAGATNARGLNLFGAGFGDYAQDLVLSFARRTRPDEG; this is encoded by the coding sequence CCTGGAGGCGCTCGGCGAGCGGCCGATGAGCGTCAGTCAGCTCGCCGAGGCGCTCGGCGCGGCTCAGCCGACCATCTCGATCAACGTGCAGGCGCTCGAGCAGGCGGAGCTCGTCTCCTGCCGCCAAGGCAGCGGCCGCGAGAAAATCTGCACGGCCAGCTGCCGCTCCGTGCTGCTGGAGCTGCCGCTGCGCTCCGGCGACGCGCTCCGGCGCGTCGAGGAGATCCGCATGCCGATCGGCCTCTATTCCCGCTGCGACATCCAAGCTCCATGCGGCATGGCCTCCCGCGAAGGCGTCGGCATCGGCTCGCCGGACGACCCCCGCGTCTTCTACATGCCGGAGCGGACTGAGGCGGCCGTGCTCTGGTTTTCCGGCTGCGGCAGCCTGGAGTACGAATTCGCCAACCCGATGCCGCCGGGCGCGGAGCTGGACGAACTCGCGCTCACGGCCGAGCTCTGCTCCGAAGCGCCCGGCTTTCGCGACGACTGGCCGTCGGACATCACGCTGTCGATCGGCGGCCGTACGGTCGGCACGTGGACGAGCCCCGGCGACTTCGGCGATCGCAAGGGGCGCTTCACCCCGGAGCGCTGGCGCGGCAATACCGAGTACGGCCGCTTGACCGAATGGAAAGTAACCCGTGACGGCTCGTTCCTGAACGGCGAGCGCTGCTCGGAGCTGTCGCTTGGCGATCTGCCGCTCGCGTTCAACGAGCCGGTCCGCATCCAGCTGGCGGTCGCCGCCGGCGCGACGAACGCGCGCGGCCTCAACCTGTTCGGGGCGGGCTTCGGCGACTACGCGCAGGATCTCGTGCTGAGCTTCGCGCGCCGGACCCGTCCGGACGAAGGGTGA